One window from the genome of Gimesia aquarii encodes:
- a CDS encoding zinc-binding dehydrogenase: MNAQCKSIVLTGSEPTLECSIVEQPELQPGEVLVEILCCTICGSDLHTFQGTRTTPCPTILGHEMVGRVVDIHPEYPTVDFLERPVKVGDRITWSVAVSCKDCEYCRRGLTQKCSRLFKYGHQKLTDANYLSGGLASHCHLAKGTTLFKVPESLPDLIASPANCATATVMAAFRLAGDVKNRSVLILGAGMLGVTASAVAHSKGAESIFITDIDASRLKRSLEFGANHTLLVKKEQPLHAEIQHLTQGRGVDFVFDMTGVPEVIESGLEATAIGGTMILVGSVYPARPVQFPAEKIVRRLIRLEGIHNYIDFDLANALNFLERHQKTYPFHRLCEQTFSLEDVSAAFAESANRRSYRVAVLPNLEA; the protein is encoded by the coding sequence ATGAATGCTCAATGTAAATCGATCGTTTTGACAGGTAGTGAGCCAACATTAGAATGTTCGATTGTAGAGCAACCTGAACTACAGCCTGGTGAAGTGCTCGTAGAAATCCTCTGTTGCACAATTTGTGGGAGTGACCTGCATACATTTCAAGGTACACGCACCACTCCCTGCCCTACCATACTCGGGCACGAAATGGTAGGACGCGTAGTCGACATACACCCTGAATATCCGACCGTGGATTTTCTGGAACGTCCTGTCAAAGTTGGTGATCGAATTACCTGGTCTGTTGCCGTTTCCTGCAAAGACTGCGAATACTGTCGACGTGGACTAACACAAAAATGTTCTCGACTCTTCAAATATGGTCATCAAAAATTGACAGACGCAAATTACCTGAGTGGTGGATTGGCCAGCCATTGCCATCTGGCCAAAGGTACGACTCTTTTCAAAGTACCAGAATCACTGCCTGATCTGATTGCCAGTCCTGCCAATTGTGCGACCGCAACTGTTATGGCCGCGTTTCGACTTGCCGGCGATGTTAAAAATCGCTCCGTATTAATATTGGGTGCAGGAATGCTGGGAGTGACTGCCTCGGCTGTAGCACATTCGAAAGGTGCTGAATCCATCTTTATTACAGACATCGACGCATCACGTCTCAAACGGAGCCTGGAATTTGGAGCAAATCATACATTGTTGGTAAAAAAAGAGCAGCCTCTGCATGCAGAGATCCAACATTTGACTCAAGGTCGAGGTGTCGATTTTGTGTTTGATATGACGGGCGTACCAGAAGTCATTGAGAGTGGTCTGGAAGCAACTGCCATTGGTGGCACAATGATTCTCGTCGGTTCGGTATACCCCGCACGACCGGTTCAATTTCCAGCAGAAAAAATTGTACGTCGACTAATCAGACTAGAAGGAATTCACAATTATATCGACTTTGATCTCGCAAATGCGCTGAACTTTCTTGAACGACATCAAAAAACCTATCCGTTTCATCGACTTTGCGAACAGACATTTTCTCTGGAAGATGTATCTGCTGCATTTGCTGAATCAGCAAATCGACGCTCTTATCGGGTTGCCGTTCTGCCGAACCTTGAGGCTTGA
- the phnW gene encoding 2-aminoethylphosphonate--pyruvate transaminase, translating to MDAEIPYLLLTPGPLTTTKSVREAMQVDYSTWDIDYNQRVVEIRNRLVQLATNESGYTSVLMQGSGTFAVEATIGSVIPPDGKLLVISNGAYGARIAQITRCLNISLKELSYPETEPPDLDEIRNYLATDNQITHVAMVHCETTTGMLNPAAEVGKIVAEAGKDYILDAMSSFGGIPLSMESHHIDYLISSSNKCIQGVPGFGFVIANQKMLEQTAGFARSLSLDLFSQWNEMEHKGGKWRYTSPTHVVCAFLQALKELETEGGIQQRYNRYSENQSTLVTAMQKQGLNTLLPRELQSPIITSFYYPEHPQFSFNEFYDELKKRRYVIYPGKVSQAETFRIGNIGNVFPDDMLALVEHIEQVLHAITVS from the coding sequence ATGGATGCAGAGATTCCCTACTTATTACTGACACCAGGCCCTTTGACCACAACAAAGAGTGTGCGCGAAGCGATGCAGGTTGACTATTCGACCTGGGATATTGACTATAACCAACGTGTGGTGGAGATCCGCAATCGCCTGGTTCAACTTGCTACTAATGAATCAGGCTACACGTCCGTACTCATGCAGGGAAGCGGTACATTTGCCGTCGAAGCAACTATCGGCTCGGTGATTCCCCCTGATGGAAAGTTGCTGGTGATTTCCAACGGAGCTTATGGAGCACGTATCGCACAAATCACTCGCTGTTTGAATATCAGTCTGAAGGAGCTGTCGTACCCCGAAACGGAACCACCTGATCTCGATGAAATCCGAAATTATCTGGCAACCGATAATCAAATCACCCATGTGGCAATGGTTCACTGCGAAACAACAACAGGTATGTTGAACCCGGCAGCTGAGGTGGGAAAGATTGTCGCTGAGGCAGGAAAAGATTATATCCTAGATGCTATGTCTTCCTTCGGTGGAATTCCACTTTCAATGGAATCGCATCATATTGATTATCTAATATCATCATCCAACAAATGCATTCAAGGCGTTCCCGGTTTTGGTTTCGTCATCGCTAACCAGAAGATGTTAGAACAAACGGCTGGTTTCGCACGCTCTCTGAGTCTGGATCTTTTTAGTCAATGGAATGAAATGGAACACAAAGGAGGAAAATGGCGATACACGTCTCCGACACATGTAGTCTGTGCCTTTCTCCAAGCCTTGAAAGAACTGGAAACAGAAGGAGGTATTCAGCAGAGATATAACCGTTATTCTGAAAATCAATCTACACTGGTCACTGCGATGCAAAAACAAGGTTTGAATACGCTCTTACCGCGCGAATTACAATCGCCAATCATAACCTCGTTTTATTATCCGGAGCATCCACAGTTTTCGTTTAACGAATTTTACGACGAGTTAAAAAAACGCCGCTATGTGATCTACCCGGGTAAAGTAAGTCAGGCCGAAACATTTCGAATTGGAAATATCGGTAATGTATTTCCTGACGACATGTTGGCTTTGGTTGAACATATTGAACAGGTACTACATGCTATCACAGTTTCTTAG
- the obgE gene encoding GTPase ObgE: MFVDRVDIYCKAGDGGDGCASFRREAHVPRGGPNGGDGGKGGDVVVLADENVSSLANLIGHKHWNAERGGHGQGSLKTGKSGQNAIIMVPPGTLVLDSKRGHLLRDMKQSGDRVVVAKGGDGGRGNRHFATATHQTPREFEPGKPGEHRDVSLELKLIADVGLVGKPNAGKSTLLSRLSKAHPEIAAYPFTTKYPNLGLVRVGFDHQFVVADIPGLIEGAHAGIGLGHEFLRHVERTRVLVHLVEPSPMDQTDPIQNYRQIREEMRLYDPTLMERPEIIVVTKCELPDAAPVAELLEEELGHSIIQISSATGENLEQLIRMIVDELQTLEIEA, encoded by the coding sequence ATGTTTGTAGATCGTGTTGATATTTATTGTAAAGCCGGTGATGGTGGAGATGGTTGTGCCAGTTTTCGACGGGAAGCACACGTACCTCGTGGTGGTCCCAATGGTGGGGATGGGGGTAAAGGCGGAGATGTTGTTGTGCTTGCAGATGAGAATGTCAGTAGTCTGGCGAATCTCATTGGTCATAAACATTGGAATGCGGAGCGGGGAGGCCACGGGCAAGGGAGTTTAAAAACAGGGAAAAGTGGCCAGAATGCTATCATCATGGTCCCCCCCGGTACGCTGGTACTGGACAGCAAGCGCGGGCATCTCTTACGTGATATGAAACAGAGTGGTGACCGAGTTGTCGTAGCGAAAGGTGGGGATGGTGGACGTGGAAATCGTCATTTTGCGACAGCCACTCATCAGACACCCCGTGAATTCGAGCCTGGAAAGCCAGGAGAACACCGGGATGTTTCACTCGAATTAAAATTAATCGCTGATGTCGGACTAGTGGGGAAGCCCAATGCTGGAAAATCCACTCTATTAAGCCGCCTTTCTAAGGCACATCCTGAAATCGCCGCTTATCCATTTACCACAAAGTATCCTAATTTAGGGCTTGTGCGCGTCGGCTTTGACCATCAATTTGTGGTGGCTGATATCCCTGGTTTAATTGAAGGCGCCCATGCCGGAATCGGGCTCGGGCACGAATTCCTGAGGCATGTCGAGCGGACACGGGTGCTTGTGCATCTGGTAGAACCTTCACCCATGGATCAAACCGATCCCATTCAGAACTATCGCCAAATTCGGGAAGAAATGCGGCTCTATGATCCTACTCTGATGGAACGTCCAGAAATCATCGTCGTCACCAAGTGCGAACTTCCCGATGCAGCTCCCGTTGCAGAGTTACTGGAAGAAGAGCTAGGTCATTCCATAATACAGATTTCATCTGCTACGGGAGAAAACCTGGAACAATTGATTCGGATGATTGTCGACGAACTGCAAACGCTGGAAATTGAGGCTTGA